One Brassica napus cultivar Da-Ae chromosome A5, Da-Ae, whole genome shotgun sequence DNA window includes the following coding sequences:
- the LOC106355693 gene encoding glutathione S-transferase T3-like: MEPFSLDSPGFMNLLSSQTSQPIDVGSIGVGSSSVPKPVERKKWTTQEDIVLISAWLNTSKDPIVSNQQKLGSFWNRIAEYFNSSPQLSGYAPREWSQCKQRWGRVNEQVCKFVGSYEAALKEQASGQNENDVMKSAHDIFFNDYQLKFTLEHAWRELRFDQKWRSNFVSRDGPKEKRKEAAVTEPELEEVRPPGIKASKAAKRKKHGNEAALDQIESILAKKTIISNRKILDRLLGKNADTLSDQERTLKNKLISEML; encoded by the coding sequence ATGGAACCGTTTTCTCTAGATTCTCCCGGGTTTATGAACCTTTTATCTTCCCAGACCAGTCAACCCATAGACGTAGGGTCCATAGGCGTAGGGTCTTCTAGTGTTCCAAAACCGGTGGAGAGGAAAAAGTGGACAACACAAGAAGACATTGTTCTGATcagtgcttggttgaacacCAGCAAGGATCCGATAGTTAGTAACCAGCAGAAGTTAGGGTCGTTTTGGAATAGAATAGCAGAGTACTTCAATTCAAGCCCTCAGCTGAGTGGCTACGCTCCTAGAGAGTGGAGTcagtgtaagcagaggtggggtAGAGTTAATGAGCAGGTCTGTAAGTTTGTGGGTAGTTATGAGGCGGCATTGAAGGAACAAGCTAGTGGTCAAAATGAGAACGATGTCATGAAGTCTGCCCATGACATCTTCTTTAACGACTACCAGCTCAAGTTCACTCTCGAGCATGCGTGGAGGGAACTGAGGTTTGATCAAAAATGGAGATCAAACTTTGTTTCCAGAGATGGTCCAAAAGAGAAAAGGAAGGAAGCTGCGGTTACAGAGCCTGAGTTGGAAGAGGTTAGGCCTCCTGGTATTAAGGCTTCCAAAGCTGCGAAACGAAAGAAGCACGGGAATGAAGCAGCTCTTGATCAGATAGAGAGCATACTAGCAAAGAAAACTATCATATCAAACCGGAAAATCCTTGATCGTCTCTTAGGAAAAAATGCAGATACACTTTCTGATCAAGAAAGGACACTCAAGAATAAACTGATATCCGAAATGCTTTGA
- the LOC125609626 gene encoding uncharacterized protein LOC125609626, protein MDPVEDRRNTKRQEEYYNSMVHVADSEYRIPRRCPCGGRIQDEVRVKEKYDTLPGKRFFTCINYEADGFHYRQPWVIGVQEEVESLRRRVEKAELVIKLVPNLNKHIDTVEAEVNRLSLAVDNLTAEIYSLTVQVANLEKVCFE, encoded by the exons GTACTACAACAGTATGGTTCACGTGGCCGATTCAGAATATAGGATTCCCAGGAGGTGTCCCTGTGGTGGGAGAATCCAAGACGAGGTTCGCGTGAAGGAGAAGTACGACACTCTGCCTGGGAAACGCTTCTTCACGTGCATCAACTACGAG gctgatgggtttcATTACCGTCAGCCTTGGGTTATAGGTGTGCAGGAGGAGGTCGAAAGTCTGCGTAGGCGGGTGGAGAAGGCTGAGCTGGTGATCAAGTTGGTGCCCAATCTCAATAAACATATCGACACAGTTGAG GCAGAGGTTAACCGCCTCAGTTTGGCGGTTGATAACCTCACTGCTGAGATTTATTCTCTCACTGTGCAGGTCGCAAATCTGGAGAAGGTCTGCTTCGAATAA